A window from Podospora bellae-mahoneyi strain CBS 112042 chromosome 1 map unlocalized CBS112042p_1, whole genome shotgun sequence encodes these proteins:
- a CDS encoding uncharacterized protein (MEROPS:MER0015472; COG:T; EggNog:ENOG503P1NA), translated as MSCSSLGVNAFRPSVQVATHHLSRLSRPVSTPIVFPVRFLSSTPPPCHSRQFQHRRRSGRNITSHTLLRKPLPWPTAVQQFGVRTVFGGRIVYKHYIELPPNYTDEDGLDFTSKDLRPEEVHTIFGADIDAYNANKLLKIIHGRRVAGTLEDPTVAGRSYGYTVEQRQKALAYLRDHYPVDEIANAGLRAEDELAALEALEEDATPETTEELDAKKVPREPTGKTNKLYKGAIQKNKSVYGDSVVEQLRIENEAKWAAEKKRLEEEEAKKAEEERNGVAGPLTPLTHPEKFGKLSPTVQKWITSATSDLKEPPRLSAWQRLWPSATFVLVLLGGLGAYVYTYKPAKRNERWFPEIPPAAATVGALILLNTLVHAAWKFPALWAPFNKYLLITPAVPKPFALLGAMFSHQAFGHLAVNMGFLWVVGTLLHDDIGRAKFLGLYLGSGLVAAMTSMTEFVLRQRWNISTLGASGAVYGAIGAYCWMHRLDGHRIFGFPPPPSEGLQGIVFLAFVVATNISFLFSRAARSRIDVTSHFAGLAAGVAAGEWILRRKEAEKKARMEPMAVRVSKV; from the coding sequence ATGAGCTGCTCTTCACTGGGCGTGAATGCCTTCCGGCCCAGTGTCCAGGTAGCCACTCACCATCTTTCCAGACTCTCCCGTCCAGTGTCCACGCCGATCGTCTTTCCGGTCCGGTTTCTCTCGTCGACCCCTCCGCCATGTCATAGCCGACAGTTCCAGCATAGACGACGATCTGGTCGGAACATCACCAgtcacaccctcctccgaaaGCCATTGCCGTGGCCGACAGCCGTGCAACAATTCGGGGTTCGAACGGtctttggggggaggatagtATACAAGCACTACATCGAGCTGCCGCCCAATTATACCGAtgaggatgggttggatTTTACAAGCAAGGATCTCAGGCCTGAAGAAGTCCACACGATCTTTGGGGCCGATATCGATGCGTACAATGCAAACAAACTGCTAAAGATTATTCACGGCCGCCGCGTCGCTGGTACTCTCGAAGACCCTACGGTTGCGGGCCGCTCCTACGGCTATACTGTGGAGCAACGGCAAAAGGCTCTTGCCTATCTTCGGGATCACTACCCAGTTGATGAGATTGCCAATGCCGGTCTGCGCGCTGAAGACGAGCTGGCGGCTctggaggcgttggaggaagACGCCACGCCCGAAACCACGGAGGAACTGGATGCCAAGAAGGTGCCGCGAGAACCGACCGGGAAGACCAATAAGCTGTACAAGGGCGCGATACAAAAGAACAAGAGTGTCTATGGCGATAGTGTGGTGGAACAGCTCCGCATCGAGAACGAAGCGAAGTGggcggccgagaagaagcgtctggaggaagaagaagcaaagaaggcagaggaggaaaggaacGGAGTTGCTGGTCCCCTCACGCCGCTCACCCATCCGGAAAAGTTTGGGAAGCTCAGCCCTACGGTACAGAAATGGATCACGTCTGCTACGTCTGACTTGAAGGAACCACCGAGGCTGTCGGCTTGGCAGCGTCTTTGGCCTTCGGCAACGTTTGTGCTTGTGTTGCTTGGTGGCCTTGGGGCTTACGTTTATACCTACAAGCCGGCGAAGCGCAACGAGCGCTGGTTTCCTGAGATTCCCCCAGCAGCTGCGACGGTTGGTGCGCTCATTCTTTTGAACACGTTGGTCCATGCGGCCTGGAAATTTCCCGCGCTGTGGGCGCCGTTCAACAAGTACTTGTTGATCACGCCGGCGGTTCCCAAACCGTTTGCCCTCCTTGGCGCCATGTTTTCTCATCAGGCGTTTGGTCACTTGGCGGTCAACATGGGCTTTCTCTGGGTTGTTGGCACCTTGCTTCACGATGACATTGGACGGGCCAAGTTCCTTGGACTTTACCTTGGGAGCGGTCTCGTGGCGGCGATGACTTCGATGACGGAGTTTGTGCTCCGCCAGAGGTGGAATATCAGCACGTTGGGAGCGTCGGGTGCGGTTTATGGTGCTATTGGAGCGTACTGCTGGATGCACCGGCTTGACGGCCACCGGATTTTTGGgttccctcccccgccgagTGAAGGGTTGCAGGGGATTGTCTTTTTGGCCTTTGTTGTCGCGACGAACATCTCATTCTTGTTCTCGAGGGCTGCGCGGAGCAGGATAGATGTTACGTCTCATTTTGCGGGGCTGGCGGCTGGCGTAGCTGCGGGAGAATGGATCTTGCGAAGGAAGGAggcagagaagaaggcgaggatggagCCGATGGCGGTTAGGGTGAGTAAGGTGTAA
- a CDS encoding uncharacterized protein (EggNog:ENOG503P76K), producing the protein MSSSSTPITPSAFASALPSLPLPSLHLKVLELRNSIAHLDYSNEQLHPFAHPSSGPPDPVCVEAISENNIVIARMQERISLVKAEVETRGLSWTEFQSKEEIEKLDKQEPGVVAETNGERHSAWTDGTFQTGRIVNGEVVMDDVAGGGQAQQGGSIGDEELRRRMEERMRDMGVDDEEGGMHL; encoded by the coding sequence ATGTCATCCTCCAGCACACCCATaaccccctccgccttcgcctccgccctcccctccctccccctcccctccctccacctaAAAGTCCTCGAACTCCGCAACTCAATCGCCCACCTCGACTACTCCAATGAGCAGCTCCACCCCTTcgcccacccctcctccggccccCCCGACCCCGTCTGCGTGGAAGCCATCTCCGAAAACAACATCGTCATCGCCCGCATGCAAGAGCGCATCAGCCTCGTCAAGGCAGAGGTCGAGACCCGCGGGCTCAGCTGGACAGAGTTCCAGtcaaaagaagaaatagAAAAACTCGACAAGCAAGAGCctggggtggtggcagagaCAAATGGGGAAAGGCACTCGGCCTGGACGGATGGGACTTTCCAGACTGGGAGGATTGtcaatggggaggtggtgatggatgatgttgccGGGGGTGGACAAGCACAACAAGGGGGCTCGATCGGTGATGAGGAACTAAGacggaggatggaggagaggatgagggatatgggtgtggatgatgaggaggggggtatgCATCTGTAA